In Alkalihalobacillus sp. TS-13, the following are encoded in one genomic region:
- a CDS encoding deoxyribonuclease IV — protein MKLGCHVSIREGYMGAAKHALKIGAQALQYFPKNPRSLSVKEFDREDAKRCKAFCQEHSLESVAHTPYPTSLTPPSEKKEHVIDSVLNDLEIANSCGSIGVVVHFGSRISETDPLVSYHLMIDMLNTILEQWDGECKILLENNAGIPGAMGTTFEELVQVKKLTSFPEKIGFCFDTCHAFSSGLWSGENNEELWEKAMELGYLQDLEVVHLNNSKYPLSSGKDRHANILKGGYIEERYFEHLFETRYLSEVPYILETPSDSGISHEEEIKMLKQKMGK, from the coding sequence ATGAAACTTGGCTGCCATGTGAGTATTAGAGAGGGCTATATGGGTGCCGCAAAACATGCCTTGAAAATCGGCGCGCAGGCCTTACAATATTTCCCTAAAAACCCTAGAAGCTTATCCGTAAAGGAATTTGATCGGGAAGATGCAAAACGTTGTAAGGCATTTTGTCAGGAACATTCCCTAGAATCTGTGGCGCATACTCCATATCCAACTAGCTTAACCCCTCCATCTGAAAAAAAAGAACATGTCATCGATTCGGTATTGAATGATTTAGAAATTGCAAATTCGTGCGGGTCTATTGGAGTTGTCGTTCATTTTGGCAGCCGAATCAGTGAAACAGATCCACTTGTTAGTTACCATTTGATGATCGATATGCTGAACACAATCCTTGAACAGTGGGATGGAGAATGTAAAATCCTGCTTGAAAATAATGCGGGAATACCCGGTGCGATGGGTACAACATTCGAGGAGCTTGTTCAAGTAAAAAAACTCACGAGTTTTCCAGAAAAGATCGGGTTTTGTTTCGATACGTGCCACGCTTTTTCAAGCGGTCTTTGGAGCGGGGAAAACAATGAGGAGCTTTGGGAAAAGGCTATGGAACTGGGCTATTTACAAGATCTCGAGGTCGTTCATTTGAATAATTCCAAATATCCATTAAGTTCAGGTAAAGATCGGCATGCAAATATTTTAAAAGGAGGTTATATTGAAGAAAGATATTTCGAACACTTATTTGAAACGCGTTACCTATCGGAGGTTCCATATATTCTAGAAACTCCTTCTGATTCAGGCATATCCCATGAAGAAGAAATCAAAATGCTGAAACAAAAAATGGGAAAGTAG
- a CDS encoding lysine N(6)-hydroxylase/L-ornithine N(5)-oxygenase family protein translates to MNDHVYDLLGVGIGPFNLSLAALIDDRTEVDALFFEQKPQFDWHPGMLIVGTRLQVPFMADLVTLADPTSRYSFLNYLSKENRLYPFYFLQRLDIPRREYNDYCQWVANELKNCRFGKKVIELDYDDNEELYLVTVLDVHTEETTVYKSKNLVLGTGGIPAIPKAFRGYPEQDVFHTAQYLSRQDRCREANSITVIGSGQSAAEVFRELLKDHMEHEYRLNWITRSQSFLTMEESKLSVEQFSPDYVNYFYEFPQEKKDEIFGSQDLLYKGISSHTVTDIYNLLYENTVSRRKMKVGIQALTEVNGIEEKDGKYELQCHQWQQGKDFTIESEVVIIGTGYRPNVPAFINGLKPYISWDDQGRYKVESDYRLRLSIPNQIYVHSGISHSHGVGSTNLGLAVHRNKVIINHLTGEDVFPMYEKHVFQNFDADKFQ, encoded by the coding sequence ATGAATGACCATGTATATGATTTATTAGGAGTAGGGATAGGACCTTTCAACTTAAGCCTTGCAGCATTAATAGATGATCGAACTGAAGTTGATGCGCTTTTTTTCGAGCAAAAGCCGCAGTTCGATTGGCATCCAGGAATGTTGATTGTGGGGACGAGACTTCAAGTTCCGTTCATGGCTGATCTTGTGACTTTAGCTGATCCGACAAGCCGATACAGCTTCTTGAATTATTTATCGAAAGAAAATCGCTTGTATCCATTTTATTTTTTACAACGATTAGACATCCCGAGAAGAGAATATAACGATTATTGCCAATGGGTTGCGAATGAATTGAAAAATTGCCGATTTGGAAAGAAAGTTATTGAATTGGATTATGATGATAATGAAGAGTTGTATTTGGTTACTGTATTGGATGTACATACAGAAGAAACAACAGTTTATAAAAGTAAAAACCTTGTTCTAGGTACAGGTGGTATCCCTGCGATTCCGAAGGCTTTTCGCGGGTATCCAGAACAGGATGTTTTTCACACGGCCCAATATCTCAGTCGCCAGGATCGATGCAGAGAAGCGAATTCGATTACTGTCATCGGATCAGGACAAAGTGCTGCTGAAGTATTCAGGGAGCTATTGAAAGACCACATGGAACATGAGTATCGTTTAAATTGGATTACACGCTCACAAAGCTTTTTGACGATGGAAGAATCGAAATTGAGTGTAGAGCAGTTCTCTCCAGATTACGTGAATTATTTCTATGAATTCCCTCAGGAGAAAAAGGATGAAATCTTCGGCTCACAAGATTTATTGTATAAGGGGATCAGTTCACATACCGTGACAGATATCTATAATCTGCTTTATGAAAATACCGTTTCACGAAGGAAAATGAAAGTTGGCATCCAGGCCTTGACTGAAGTAAATGGAATAGAAGAAAAAGACGGGAAGTACGAGCTTCAATGTCATCAATGGCAACAGGGGAAAGATTTCACAATTGAAAGTGAAGTCGTCATTATCGGAACGGGGTATCGACCGAACGTGCCAGCCTTCATCAATGGTTTGAAACCCTATATTTCATGGGATGACCAGGGGAGATATAAAGTCGAGTCAGATTATCGTCTTCGTCTCTCGATCCCTAATCAAATCTATGTCCATAGCGGAATTTCCCATTCACATGGTGTAGGCTCGACGAACTTAGGATTAGCGGTCCATCGGAACAAAGTCATCATCAATCATCTGACAGGTGAAGATGTATTCCCGATGTATGAAAAACACGTCTTCCAGAACTTCGATGCAGACAAGTTTCAATAA
- a CDS encoding TVP38/TMEM64 family protein encodes MKKWWILVVYLIVVIIVYLNKEFLWEWIQDSDLTDLPYMFLLSAFIATVPVVPFTVFAGLMGVKYGTFTGLLINWWGGVTASIIYFLLARHMFAGFFGNYIKQFRGIHRFNYMIEKNAFIAILFSRLVPVIPPPVVNIYSGLTKISFWIYLSASAIGKLPPMFIFAYGGDHIFSSWRYTVAGLSAYVLFLFIVFLIYRVWVRNKTKRRLV; translated from the coding sequence ATGAAAAAATGGTGGATCCTTGTTGTTTATCTGATCGTGGTTATAATCGTTTATTTAAATAAAGAATTCTTATGGGAATGGATTCAGGATAGTGACCTGACCGATTTGCCATACATGTTTTTGCTTTCTGCTTTTATTGCCACTGTACCCGTCGTGCCGTTCACGGTATTCGCCGGCTTAATGGGAGTGAAATACGGTACGTTTACCGGGCTTTTGATCAACTGGTGGGGAGGAGTAACAGCATCAATCATTTACTTTTTGCTAGCCAGGCACATGTTCGCTGGATTTTTTGGGAATTACATCAAGCAATTCAGAGGCATACATAGATTCAATTATATGATTGAAAAGAATGCTTTCATCGCAATTCTTTTTTCAAGGTTAGTTCCGGTCATTCCACCGCCGGTTGTGAATATCTATTCAGGTTTGACGAAAATTTCTTTTTGGATTTACCTTTCTGCTTCTGCAATCGGAAAACTACCTCCTATGTTCATTTTTGCGTATGGTGGAGATCACATTTTCTCCTCCTGGAGGTACACAGTTGCTGGATTGAGCGCTTATGTCCTTTTTCTGTTTATCGTTTTTCTAATTTACCGGGTTTGGGTAAGAAATAAAACAAAAAGAAGGCTGGTTTGA
- a CDS encoding aspartate aminotransferase family protein produces MVHQVDQSQDILKKDDQYVWHSMKPYNPNATMVVSSSKGAWVTDHNDEKYLDAMAGLWCVNVGYGREELAEAAYEQLKEMAYFPLTHSHQPAIKLAEKLNEMLGGDYVIFFSNSGSEANETAFKIARQYHQQRGDHNRYKIVSRYRAYHGNTMGSLAATGQAQRKYKYEPLASGFLHVSPPDTYRMKDADVENAHDIACVQEVDRAMTWELSETVAAMIMEPIITGGGILMPPDGYMKAVKEICEKHGALLIVDEVICGFGRTGKPFGFQNYDVKPDIVTMAKGITSAYLPLSATAVKKEIYEEFKGSEEYDFFRHVNTFGGSPASCAVALKNLEIMEDEKLFDRSKELGDRLKNELQTRLQKNPYVGDVRGKGLLIGIELVKDKSTKEPLETSKLNEVMATCKKNKLLIGKNGVTVAGYNNVLSLSPPLNLEESDLDFIVQTLTEALDELTK; encoded by the coding sequence ATGGTCCATCAAGTTGATCAATCGCAGGATATTCTGAAGAAGGATGACCAGTACGTATGGCATTCGATGAAGCCTTATAATCCGAATGCAACGATGGTTGTATCAAGTTCGAAGGGAGCATGGGTAACGGATCACAATGATGAGAAATACCTGGATGCTATGGCTGGATTGTGGTGTGTAAATGTCGGATATGGCAGGGAAGAGCTTGCAGAAGCCGCTTACGAACAGCTGAAAGAAATGGCATACTTCCCGTTGACTCACAGCCATCAGCCTGCAATCAAACTTGCCGAGAAGCTGAATGAGATGCTTGGCGGTGACTATGTCATCTTCTTTTCCAATAGTGGTTCAGAAGCGAATGAAACAGCATTCAAGATCGCAAGACAGTATCACCAACAACGAGGTGATCATAATCGCTATAAAATCGTTTCCCGTTATCGCGCCTACCATGGAAATACGATGGGTTCCCTTGCTGCAACCGGTCAAGCACAACGAAAGTATAAATATGAACCTTTAGCATCCGGCTTTCTACATGTATCCCCGCCCGACACATACAGGATGAAAGATGCGGATGTAGAGAATGCACATGACATCGCTTGTGTTCAGGAAGTCGACCGGGCAATGACCTGGGAGTTGAGCGAAACGGTCGCTGCAATGATCATGGAGCCGATCATCACAGGTGGAGGAATACTCATGCCTCCTGATGGCTATATGAAAGCCGTCAAAGAAATTTGTGAAAAGCATGGCGCGTTATTGATTGTTGATGAAGTTATCTGCGGCTTCGGAAGGACAGGTAAACCATTTGGATTCCAGAATTATGATGTCAAGCCCGATATTGTCACGATGGCTAAAGGTATTACATCAGCCTATCTGCCTTTGTCTGCTACTGCAGTGAAAAAAGAAATCTATGAAGAATTTAAAGGCAGTGAAGAGTATGATTTCTTCCGTCACGTCAATACGTTCGGAGGAAGCCCTGCATCTTGCGCCGTGGCACTGAAGAACCTTGAAATCATGGAAGATGAAAAGCTCTTCGATCGTTCAAAGGAATTAGGGGATCGCCTCAAGAATGAGTTGCAGACCCGACTTCAAAAAAATCCGTATGTCGGGGATGTACGTGGAAAAGGTCTTTTGATCGGCATTGAGCTTGTAAAGGATAAGTCGACGAAAGAACCTCTGGAAACGAGCAAGTTGAATGAGGTAATGGCAACTTGTAAGAAGAATAAACTGCTAATCGGGAAAAACGGTGTGACCGTCGCTGGCTACAACAACGTATTGAGTTTGTCGCCACCGTTGAACCTTGAAGAAAGTGACTTGGACTTCATCGTCCAGACACTGACAGAGGCATTGGATGAACTGACAAAATAA